A stretch of Paenibacillus peoriae DNA encodes these proteins:
- the recJ gene encoding single-stranded-DNA-specific exonuclease RecJ — MLHSQYRWKTPEANLEAAQLLTGELGISPLLSRLLVNRGVTTAGEANRFLYGSVDDVHDPFLLLGMEEAVPRIRQALERGEHILIYGDYDADGVSSTSLMIQLMRFLKASYDIYIPHRSNEGYGLHNHALDWAHQQGVTLVITVDTGISAVEQIAYATSLGIDVIVTDHHEPPAVLPEAYTLINPKLPGCPYPFKGLAGVGVALKLAQALLGEVPEEWFEIAAIGTVADLMPLHGENRTMVRRGIQSMRNSAFPGIRALLHVAGVDISTVTSVNIAFALAPRINASGRLDHAGRAVSLLTTEKEEEADQLAHALDLLNRERQQVVERIVEQAEQQLASKLNGGKLPSVIVLAGEGWNVGVVGIVASKLLDRYYRPTIILGIDAETGMCKGSARSVPALDIYSALTDSHELMEHFGGHPSAAGMTLSCDNLELFEEQLNRYAGSILTPDDLIPVAEADMVCRLDEVSLQVVEELELLQPFGMGNPSPRFVLQGLQLREARKMGREKNHVKLLLEQNGLSLDAIAFRRGDLADFLQQETEIDLLGELSINEWNGKRSLQLMMQDIRVQAPQIFDYRGVSDPFAELERGLKIFHPRIEERKKDVAVLIHPSSRLRPSSSVDTESLWLYDKDGSVIPSDGQRDAQHSVKSLFVLEPPDTPDQFQALWSTFENVENVFLLHSVSERGGRLVSPDRELFKRIYVVLSRLGTQPIDEKAMLPALSRQCSCSVRMLSKVLDIFEELEFMTRTDGQFRFVSNPPKRDLTASPRYQELYNMAEMERYLLDADTTQMTSWIMSLMKGAS, encoded by the coding sequence TTGCTTCATTCGCAGTACAGATGGAAGACCCCAGAGGCTAACCTGGAAGCGGCTCAGCTGTTGACAGGGGAACTGGGGATTTCACCATTGTTGTCCCGGCTTTTAGTGAACCGGGGCGTCACTACCGCCGGGGAAGCAAACCGCTTTTTGTACGGAAGTGTGGACGATGTACACGACCCTTTTTTGCTTCTTGGTATGGAAGAGGCTGTGCCGAGAATTCGTCAGGCTCTGGAACGTGGCGAGCATATATTAATCTATGGAGATTATGATGCGGACGGCGTATCCAGTACATCATTGATGATTCAGCTCATGCGTTTTCTAAAGGCTTCCTATGATATTTATATTCCTCATCGTTCTAACGAGGGATATGGTCTGCATAACCATGCCCTTGATTGGGCACATCAGCAGGGAGTTACACTGGTCATTACGGTAGATACGGGAATTAGTGCAGTAGAGCAAATTGCTTATGCAACTTCCTTGGGGATAGACGTTATTGTGACGGACCATCATGAGCCGCCTGCAGTACTTCCCGAGGCATATACTTTGATTAATCCGAAGCTCCCCGGTTGCCCATACCCATTTAAAGGTCTTGCAGGTGTTGGTGTTGCCCTGAAGCTCGCTCAGGCGCTGTTGGGTGAAGTGCCGGAGGAATGGTTTGAAATCGCCGCTATCGGCACGGTAGCCGATCTGATGCCACTACATGGTGAAAATCGGACGATGGTACGCAGAGGGATTCAATCCATGAGAAACTCTGCTTTTCCGGGGATTCGTGCGTTGCTCCATGTAGCGGGCGTAGATATATCTACAGTGACTTCAGTCAACATCGCATTTGCCTTGGCTCCGCGGATTAATGCCAGCGGGCGCCTGGATCATGCGGGACGAGCCGTTTCTCTGCTGACGACAGAAAAAGAGGAAGAAGCAGACCAACTTGCGCATGCGCTGGACCTGCTCAATCGTGAGCGTCAACAGGTGGTCGAACGTATTGTGGAGCAAGCCGAGCAACAATTGGCATCCAAACTGAACGGAGGCAAGCTACCGTCAGTTATTGTATTGGCTGGTGAAGGCTGGAATGTCGGCGTTGTCGGAATTGTGGCATCCAAGCTGTTGGATCGCTATTATCGACCGACCATTATTCTGGGTATAGATGCTGAGACAGGTATGTGCAAAGGTTCCGCCCGTTCTGTTCCTGCATTGGATATTTACAGTGCTCTTACGGACAGCCATGAGCTTATGGAGCATTTTGGTGGTCATCCTTCGGCAGCGGGTATGACGCTGTCCTGTGATAATCTGGAATTGTTTGAAGAGCAGCTGAACCGCTATGCGGGTTCCATTTTGACACCAGACGATCTCATTCCTGTAGCTGAGGCTGATATGGTCTGTCGTTTGGACGAGGTATCTTTGCAAGTGGTTGAAGAACTGGAGTTGCTTCAGCCTTTTGGTATGGGGAATCCATCTCCACGATTCGTATTACAGGGTCTGCAATTGCGTGAGGCTCGTAAAATGGGACGTGAGAAAAATCATGTGAAGCTCCTGCTGGAGCAGAACGGTTTATCGCTGGACGCGATTGCCTTCCGTCGTGGCGATTTGGCTGATTTTTTACAGCAAGAAACGGAGATAGATCTGCTGGGTGAATTGTCAATTAACGAATGGAACGGTAAAAGGTCTCTCCAGCTCATGATGCAGGACATTCGAGTGCAGGCGCCGCAAATTTTTGATTATCGTGGAGTGTCGGACCCTTTTGCCGAATTAGAGCGGGGACTGAAGATCTTTCATCCACGCATAGAGGAAAGAAAGAAAGACGTTGCGGTGTTGATCCACCCTTCTTCTAGGCTTCGTCCATCGAGCTCCGTGGACACTGAATCCTTATGGCTATACGATAAAGACGGCAGTGTTATTCCCAGTGATGGTCAAAGAGATGCACAGCACTCTGTGAAGTCGTTATTCGTACTGGAGCCACCGGATACACCGGATCAGTTTCAGGCATTATGGTCTACCTTTGAAAATGTAGAAAACGTATTTCTCCTTCATTCGGTCAGTGAGCGTGGCGGTCGTCTCGTAAGCCCAGACAGAGAGCTGTTCAAGCGCATTTACGTTGTGCTTTCCCGATTGGGAACACAGCCTATTGATGAAAAGGCAATGCTGCCTGCTCTTAGCCGACAGTGTTCCTGTTCAGTACGCATGTTATCCAAAGTATTGGACATCTTCGAAGAGCTTGAGTTTATGACGCGTACAGATGGCCAATTCCGTTTTGTATCCAATCCGCCCAAGCGGGATTTAACTGCTTCTCCGCGCTATCAGGAATTATATAATATGGCTGAAATGGAGCGGTATTTGCTGGATGCGGACACCACCCAGATGACGAGCTGGATTATGTCGCTTATGAAGGGTGCGTCTTGA
- a CDS encoding cation diffusion facilitator family transporter: protein MNSERSRSLETAALSGIVGNLALAVLKGAVGYAANSKALLGDALHTAADSASRLQELLCSKGATGHGMLARLRNGEKVRTVISVVLAILVLMSGLQLAISAVRSLSSSEPQAPGLYALITVFIALVLREALFQFQYRYSIKHGHKEEADRYANHERYSLYASLIALIGMIGAMTGEAMEWPALLYLDPTAALLVACLVLRKGYLMVMNTAYQVPAQPLQEEDSRRFMETIQRVYGIVTVEHLHAQETGHFITVDVTISVNPRITVQEAQEIADRAKNLLLARFPQVTHVQMQFISYQAGYPYKSNHELPDNDVSSLLQ from the coding sequence GTGAATAGCGAACGCAGCCGATCATTGGAAACTGCGGCGTTGAGCGGGATTGTAGGTAATCTCGCGCTGGCTGTTCTAAAGGGAGCCGTCGGTTATGCGGCAAACAGCAAGGCGTTGTTGGGAGATGCACTGCACACGGCTGCAGATAGTGCTTCCCGTTTGCAGGAGCTTCTGTGTTCCAAGGGTGCTACAGGGCACGGAATGCTGGCACGGTTGCGAAACGGTGAAAAGGTTCGAACGGTCATATCTGTGGTACTGGCTATTTTAGTGCTGATGAGCGGTCTTCAGCTAGCTATCTCGGCTGTTCGTTCATTAAGCAGTTCGGAACCGCAGGCACCCGGTCTGTATGCATTAATTACCGTATTTATTGCGTTGGTATTGAGAGAAGCGCTATTTCAGTTTCAATATCGCTACTCGATTAAACATGGTCATAAAGAGGAAGCAGATCGGTACGCAAACCATGAACGTTACTCGCTGTATGCATCGTTGATTGCATTGATTGGCATGATCGGCGCAATGACTGGCGAAGCAATGGAATGGCCTGCATTATTATATCTTGATCCAACCGCAGCTTTGCTCGTAGCCTGTCTGGTGCTGCGTAAAGGATATTTGATGGTAATGAATACCGCTTACCAGGTTCCTGCGCAGCCCTTGCAGGAGGAAGACTCCCGACGCTTTATGGAGACGATTCAACGGGTGTATGGTATTGTAACGGTTGAACACTTACATGCCCAGGAAACAGGGCATTTCATAACAGTGGATGTAACGATAAGTGTGAACCCGCGGATTACGGTACAGGAAGCGCAGGAAATCGCCGATCGAGCCAAAAATTTACTGTTAGCCCGTTTTCCACAGGTGACCCATGTACAAATGCAGTTCATTTCTTATCAAGCCGGATATCCATACAAATCCAATCATGAACTGCCAGATAATGATGTGTCGTCGTTGCTTCAATAG
- the secF gene encoding protein translocase subunit SecF: MRFNWNLKYIKMSKWFYTFSIIITLLGILSLSIFGLNYGVDFRSGSNVDVNLTKVVTQEQIQTLLDKQKIGKEVDYTPGKERFGIRFSQVLTDQQVNDFKISFNKQLDPKASFEVNTVDTEMAQELEQNAIWAILLACVAIAVYISIRFEWRFAIAAIVSLLHDAFLVISIFSLFRLEVDLTFITAILTIVGFSINDTVVIFDRIRENLRFAKKKSRDDLEQVVDHSIAQTMTRSLATVFTVFIASVCLFIFGGESIRMFSLAMVIGLLFGAYSSIFIASPLWVALKGKQKSPTAGGGAAKTAKS; encoded by the coding sequence GTGCGCTTTAATTGGAACTTGAAATATATTAAGATGAGCAAGTGGTTTTACACGTTCTCGATTATTATCACACTGCTTGGTATTCTAAGCTTGTCAATATTCGGCTTGAATTACGGGGTAGACTTTCGTTCCGGTTCCAATGTGGATGTCAATTTGACTAAGGTTGTTACACAGGAACAGATCCAAACTTTGCTGGACAAGCAGAAAATCGGTAAAGAGGTAGATTATACACCGGGGAAAGAGCGTTTCGGCATTCGCTTCTCACAGGTGTTGACGGATCAGCAAGTGAATGATTTTAAGATTTCTTTTAATAAACAGCTGGATCCGAAGGCTTCGTTTGAGGTCAATACAGTGGATACGGAAATGGCACAAGAACTGGAGCAGAATGCAATATGGGCGATTTTGCTAGCATGTGTAGCCATAGCGGTCTATATTTCGATCCGGTTTGAATGGCGGTTTGCCATTGCAGCCATCGTTTCGTTGTTGCATGATGCCTTCCTCGTTATCAGTATTTTCTCGCTTTTCCGGCTTGAGGTGGATTTGACCTTTATTACGGCAATTCTGACGATTGTTGGTTTCTCCATTAATGACACCGTCGTTATTTTTGACCGTATTCGGGAAAATCTACGATTTGCGAAGAAGAAGTCCAGGGACGACTTAGAGCAGGTAGTTGATCACAGTATTGCGCAGACAATGACTCGGTCACTTGCAACCGTGTTTACGGTGTTTATTGCCTCCGTATGTTTGTTCATATTTGGCGGCGAATCGATCCGTATGTTCTCACTTGCAATGGTCATTGGTTTGTTGTTTGGTGCTTATTCCTCCATTTTCATTGCCAGCCCGCTGTGGGTGGCATTGAAAGGAAAACAAAAATCTCCGACAGCTGGCGGGGGCGCGGCCAAAACTGCAAAGTCTTAA
- the secD gene encoding protein translocase subunit SecD has translation MKRILSFIVVVLITTGVMIGTSPGLLNSLKLGLDLKGGFEILYEAQPLEAGQSVTRQSLIQTAQSLERRINALGTTEPEVTTEGSNRIRVRLAGVTNEAEVRSMLKKPAELTFRSATAADAKKPGQYSKIELRGNDFVENGAVVGYDQLNQPEISIKVKDKAKFAEITKRLLNKELAIFLDQELLSAPTVRGELTDGSASITGSYTRDEANKLADTINLGALPLKLTEKYSQSVGATLGQLSLDQTIRAGLIGSIIILVFMIAMFRVPGLVASFCLIVHTWVVLAIFYLGGFVLTLPGIAAFVLGIGMAVDANIITYERIKEEIKSGKTIRSSVIAGSKASFRTVMDANVTTIIAAAVMFGLGTGSVRGFALVLIVDIVTSILTNIFFSRFLLNLLVKADAVKKAKYFGVKESDISAL, from the coding sequence ATGAAGAGAATTCTAAGTTTCATCGTGGTCGTGCTCATAACTACTGGTGTTATGATCGGGACAAGCCCGGGCCTACTGAACAGTTTAAAATTAGGCCTCGATTTAAAGGGAGGCTTTGAAATTTTATATGAAGCCCAGCCTTTGGAAGCCGGGCAGAGTGTAACCAGACAGTCTCTTATACAAACAGCTCAAAGTCTGGAGAGACGGATTAATGCGCTCGGTACGACTGAGCCGGAAGTAACAACAGAGGGGAGCAACCGTATTCGCGTGCGGCTTGCTGGTGTCACTAATGAGGCAGAAGTTCGCTCCATGCTGAAAAAGCCTGCAGAATTAACGTTTCGCAGTGCAACGGCAGCAGATGCTAAGAAGCCAGGTCAATACAGCAAAATTGAGCTCCGCGGTAATGATTTTGTGGAGAATGGCGCTGTTGTAGGCTATGATCAGCTGAATCAACCTGAGATTAGTATCAAAGTCAAGGACAAAGCTAAATTTGCAGAAATCACAAAGCGGCTTCTGAATAAAGAATTAGCTATTTTCCTTGATCAGGAATTGCTGTCTGCACCCACAGTGCGTGGGGAATTAACGGACGGTAGCGCGTCAATCACAGGTAGCTACACTCGTGATGAAGCGAATAAACTGGCGGATACGATTAATCTGGGTGCCCTTCCGCTCAAACTGACGGAAAAATATTCTCAGAGTGTAGGTGCTACGCTGGGTCAATTGTCACTGGATCAGACGATTCGTGCTGGATTGATCGGCTCGATCATTATTCTGGTATTTATGATTGCAATGTTCCGTGTACCGGGATTAGTGGCCAGTTTCTGTCTCATCGTTCATACCTGGGTAGTGCTTGCGATTTTCTACTTGGGTGGATTTGTACTCACACTCCCAGGTATCGCCGCCTTTGTGCTCGGGATCGGGATGGCGGTCGATGCCAACATCATTACGTATGAACGGATTAAAGAAGAAATCAAGTCAGGCAAAACGATTCGTTCTTCTGTCATTGCAGGTAGTAAGGCTTCGTTCCGTACCGTTATGGATGCCAATGTTACGACAATTATAGCGGCAGCGGTTATGTTTGGTCTGGGAACAGGCTCCGTTCGAGGATTCGCTTTGGTGCTCATCGTTGATATTGTCACCAGTATTTTGACGAATATCTTCTTCTCCCGCTTCTTACTCAATCTGCTGGTTAAAGCGGATGCTGTGAAGAAGGCCAAGTATTTTGGTGTGAAGGAGAGTGATATCAGTGCGCTTTAA
- a CDS encoding post-transcriptional regulator: MGMEELDEQDWDDAIEMLCQSKADELILVGYEHVTSKDVWNCVSHKYEKEGIPPLHKLVNDILSLKATSFMNYLTMSALRGSTFE, encoded by the coding sequence GTGGGTATGGAAGAGCTGGATGAGCAGGATTGGGATGACGCAATTGAGATGCTTTGTCAAAGTAAGGCGGACGAGTTGATTCTCGTAGGCTATGAGCATGTCACAAGTAAGGACGTGTGGAATTGCGTCAGCCATAAATATGAAAAGGAGGGTATTCCTCCGCTGCACAAGCTCGTTAACGATATACTTTCCCTTAAAGCGACGAGCTTTATGAACTATTTGACTATGTCCGCATTACGGGGCTCCACTTTCGAATAG
- the spoVB gene encoding stage V sporulation protein B: MKKQTFIHGAIILLAAGIINRILGFIPRIALPRIIGPEGVGLYQQGYPFFIVLVTLITGGIPLAVAKLVAEAETAGQPEMSRRILHTSLRLTITLSLIAMVLCLVFAPWITSHLLTDSRVYYTFVSMSPMIVIVAVSSAYRGYFQGKQNMIPSASSSIAETVMRIFCVIWFAYLLLPHGVAYAAAGAMLGALAGEFIGMIVLLWQYVCNQRKDRILQPNSPGPSSEVYPEQSSVLSRLMSISVPVTAGRLVGSLSYLLESILCMRSLAVAGIATGVATAQYGAMQGMVIPVLLLPGVLTSSLAVSLVPSLSEAAAKGHIIAIHKRLHQSLRLALVAGAPFAVIMYVLAEPLCLLLYNNGDIAGMLKLMAPFALFMYIQAPLQAALQALDRPGSALLNTFIGAVIKIVLIVWLASQPQYGIYGAVIAICINSAIVTLLHGFSVSRLLRFRVRLLDFWKTGIGMIIMAAAVLYTYRHLTMFDQMWLQFIFAAGLGIILYLFLMTLIKMIDWDNLTRIPILRRWFKA, from the coding sequence TTGAAAAAGCAGACATTCATCCATGGAGCAATTATTTTATTGGCAGCAGGAATTATCAACCGGATACTAGGTTTTATTCCCCGAATCGCACTCCCGCGTATCATCGGCCCCGAAGGAGTTGGCTTGTACCAACAGGGGTATCCCTTTTTTATCGTTCTGGTGACGCTTATTACAGGGGGAATCCCTCTTGCGGTAGCCAAGCTAGTAGCCGAAGCCGAAACGGCGGGACAGCCCGAAATGTCGCGGCGTATTTTGCACACCAGCCTGCGCTTAACCATTACACTCAGTCTGATCGCCATGGTGCTCTGTCTTGTGTTCGCGCCTTGGATCACAAGCCATCTTCTGACCGACAGCCGCGTGTATTATACATTCGTGAGCATGAGCCCAATGATTGTCATTGTAGCTGTTTCTTCAGCTTATAGGGGCTATTTTCAGGGAAAGCAAAATATGATTCCTTCCGCTAGTTCCTCGATTGCCGAGACCGTTATGCGCATTTTTTGTGTCATTTGGTTTGCTTACTTGTTACTTCCCCATGGGGTAGCCTACGCTGCTGCAGGTGCCATGCTCGGTGCTCTGGCGGGCGAATTCATTGGCATGATTGTGCTTCTATGGCAATACGTGTGTAACCAGCGAAAAGATCGCATCCTTCAGCCGAATTCGCCTGGCCCCTCCTCTGAGGTTTATCCCGAGCAATCATCTGTTTTGTCACGTCTTATGTCTATATCCGTTCCCGTGACTGCTGGAAGGCTTGTCGGTTCCTTATCCTATTTGCTCGAATCTATCTTGTGCATGCGCAGCCTTGCCGTAGCAGGCATTGCAACTGGCGTGGCAACCGCACAATATGGAGCCATGCAGGGCATGGTCATTCCTGTGTTATTACTACCTGGGGTTCTGACCAGTTCATTAGCTGTTTCACTCGTTCCTTCGTTATCCGAAGCAGCGGCTAAGGGGCATATTATAGCCATTCACAAACGTCTACATCAATCGCTTCGGCTCGCTTTGGTTGCAGGAGCCCCATTTGCCGTGATCATGTATGTATTGGCGGAACCTCTGTGTCTGCTACTCTACAATAATGGCGATATTGCAGGAATGCTTAAGCTCATGGCACCTTTTGCTCTTTTTATGTACATTCAGGCCCCGCTTCAGGCAGCACTTCAGGCGTTAGACCGTCCTGGAAGTGCCTTATTAAATACCTTTATCGGAGCCGTTATCAAAATTGTGCTGATCGTCTGGCTTGCATCCCAACCTCAGTACGGTATCTACGGAGCTGTCATCGCCATTTGTATTAACAGTGCCATTGTTACTCTCCTTCATGGCTTCAGTGTCAGCAGGCTACTTCGCTTCCGCGTACGTTTGCTCGATTTCTGGAAGACCGGGATAGGCATGATCATCATGGCAGCAGCAGTGTTATATACCTACAGACATTTAACGATGTTCGACCAAATGTGGCTCCAATTTATTTTTGCCGCAGGCTTGGGAATTATTCTGTACCTTTTCCTGATGACCTTGATCAAAATGATTGATTGGGACAACCTTACACGCATTCCAATCCTGAGAAGATGGTTTAAAGCATAA
- a CDS encoding DUF421 domain-containing protein: MSHDIFAHIFRTLLMYFIVYLVMRLMGKREIGKLSVFDLVISIMIAEIAVFSLEDIKRPLYEGLIPLGVLLILQIGISYFSLKSRRLRLLFDGRPSVLYSNGQLNKDEMVKQRYNLDDLLLQLREQNIESLDEVEYVILETTGKLTVIGKDDNVGVEHEKMKQELNGTDLANKELQVDKVHPSPQIGGKFRYEGLPIPLIMDGKVLDRNLERMDMNRFWLKNQIQAKGHKDFKDVFLCSVNHRGDVYITPPAYGKSSD; this comes from the coding sequence TTGAGTCACGATATTTTTGCTCATATTTTTCGGACGCTGCTCATGTATTTTATTGTATATCTGGTGATGCGCTTGATGGGTAAAAGGGAGATCGGTAAATTGTCTGTTTTCGATCTCGTCATATCCATTATGATTGCAGAAATTGCTGTATTCAGTCTGGAGGACATAAAACGTCCACTTTACGAAGGATTGATTCCTTTAGGAGTGCTGTTAATTTTGCAAATTGGGATTTCCTATTTCAGTCTGAAAAGTCGGCGACTGCGCTTACTATTTGATGGTAGGCCCAGTGTATTGTACTCTAATGGACAATTAAACAAGGACGAAATGGTGAAACAACGTTACAATTTGGATGACTTGCTGTTACAACTTCGTGAACAAAATATAGAAAGTCTGGACGAAGTTGAATATGTTATTTTGGAAACGACAGGTAAGCTAACGGTTATAGGTAAGGATGATAACGTCGGAGTGGAACACGAAAAAATGAAGCAGGAATTAAACGGAACAGATTTGGCAAACAAAGAGCTACAGGTGGATAAAGTCCATCCTTCTCCACAAATCGGTGGAAAGTTTAGATATGAGGGACTGCCTATTCCATTAATCATGGATGGTAAGGTGCTGGATCGAAATTTGGAACGAATGGATATGAACCGGTTTTGGCTTAAAAATCAAATTCAAGCGAAGGGACACAAAGATTTTAAGGATGTTTTTTTATGCTCGGTTAACCATAGAGGTGATGTGTACATTACACCACCGGCCTATGGAAAATCTTCGGATTAG
- a CDS encoding TIGR04086 family membrane protein, translating to MELIRRWCSFRLAHPILSGLFYAFAWMLLGALILSLLLWLTQMQEQDLSLYTYIVHAFAMLSGGFVAGKRSANKGWYQGGITGILYGLIVLLVGFLALDAGMVGKDLLHLGFAFVIGAGGGMFGINLNK from the coding sequence ATGGAGCTCATTCGCCGCTGGTGTTCGTTTCGTCTGGCCCATCCTATTTTATCCGGCTTATTCTATGCTTTTGCATGGATGCTGCTTGGCGCATTGATTCTTTCACTACTCTTGTGGCTGACACAGATGCAGGAACAGGACTTATCATTGTATACGTACATCGTCCATGCATTCGCCATGCTATCTGGTGGCTTCGTCGCCGGTAAAAGATCAGCAAACAAAGGCTGGTATCAAGGCGGTATTACAGGTATCCTGTATGGACTAATCGTTCTGCTGGTCGGTTTTCTGGCATTGGATGCGGGCATGGTCGGCAAGGACCTGTTACACTTAGGTTTCGCGTTTGTCATAGGCGCAGGTGGTGGGATGTTTGGCATTAATCTCAACAAGTAA
- the yajC gene encoding preprotein translocase subunit YajC, producing MFHFATAAATPGGTGGLFQMIWPLALMFVIFYFLLIRPNQKKQKQRQTMLQALKKGDKVITIGGLHGTIMEITDDVVVLRVNDVTKLTFDRSAISNAIAKDTASEEVVSKS from the coding sequence ATGTTTCATTTTGCTACAGCCGCTGCTACACCCGGTGGAACTGGCGGACTTTTTCAAATGATCTGGCCACTGGCTCTGATGTTTGTAATCTTCTATTTCTTGCTGATTCGCCCGAATCAGAAAAAACAAAAGCAACGTCAAACGATGCTTCAAGCTTTGAAAAAGGGAGATAAAGTCATTACAATCGGAGGTCTTCACGGTACAATTATGGAGATTACGGATGATGTAGTAGTTTTGCGTGTGAATGATGTCACGAAGCTGACCTTTGACCGCAGTGCAATCAGCAACGCGATTGCAAAAGACACGGCATCTGAGGAAGTTGTTTCCAAATCGTAA
- the tgt gene encoding tRNA guanosine(34) transglycosylase Tgt: MAPAIRYEHIKTCKQSGARLGRVHTPHGVIETPTFMPVGTQATVKTMSPEELKAMDAQIILSNTYHLFLRPGHDIIREAGGLHKFMNWDRPILTDSGGFQVFSLSEMRKISEEGVHFRSHLNGDKKFLSPEVAMEIQNSLGSDIMMAFDECPPFPAEYEYVKKSLERTSRWAERCLEAHARPHDQGLFAIVQGGMHEDLRRQSAADLTSMDFPGYAIGGLSVGEPKHLMYEVLDYTVPLLPTNKPRYLMGVGSPDALIEGSIRGVDMFDCVLPTRIARNGTTMTSQGRLVVRNAQYASDFGPLDPACDCYTCRNYSRAYLRHLIKADETFGLRLTTYHNLHFLIQLMRNVRQAIMDDRLLDFRDEFFEQYGLHDNDKGF, translated from the coding sequence ATGGCACCAGCAATAAGATACGAACATATCAAAACCTGCAAGCAATCGGGAGCCCGTCTCGGGCGTGTACACACTCCTCACGGAGTTATTGAGACACCAACCTTTATGCCTGTGGGAACTCAAGCGACTGTTAAAACGATGAGTCCTGAGGAACTGAAAGCGATGGATGCTCAAATTATTTTGAGTAACACGTACCATTTGTTTCTTCGTCCTGGCCACGATATTATTCGTGAAGCGGGTGGACTGCACAAGTTTATGAATTGGGATCGCCCTATTTTAACGGACAGCGGCGGATTCCAGGTGTTTTCTTTAAGTGAAATGCGCAAGATTTCAGAGGAGGGTGTTCATTTTCGCTCTCATTTAAATGGAGATAAGAAGTTTCTTTCACCAGAAGTGGCGATGGAAATTCAAAACTCGCTTGGCTCAGATATTATGATGGCCTTCGATGAATGTCCGCCGTTTCCGGCTGAATATGAGTATGTGAAAAAGTCACTGGAACGCACCAGCCGTTGGGCTGAGCGTTGTCTAGAGGCACACGCGCGTCCTCATGATCAAGGTCTGTTTGCCATTGTTCAGGGAGGCATGCATGAAGATCTGCGCAGGCAAAGCGCTGCGGATTTGACTTCCATGGATTTCCCGGGGTATGCTATTGGTGGACTGAGCGTAGGTGAACCGAAACATTTGATGTATGAAGTGCTCGATTATACGGTTCCTCTGCTTCCCACCAACAAGCCACGTTATTTGATGGGCGTGGGTTCGCCTGATGCTTTGATTGAAGGCTCTATCCGTGGTGTGGATATGTTCGATTGTGTACTTCCAACCCGAATTGCTCGCAACGGGACAACGATGACCAGCCAAGGTCGTCTTGTCGTTCGCAATGCCCAATATGCAAGTGATTTTGGCCCGCTCGATCCTGCTTGTGATTGTTATACCTGTCGCAATTATTCACGTGCTTACTTGCGACATTTGATTAAAGCGGATGAAACCTTCGGGCTCCGACTGACAACGTATCATAACTTGCATTTCTTAATACAATTGATGCGTAATGTCAGACAAGCGATTATGGATGACAGGCTGCTTGATTTCCGAGATGAATTTTTTGAGCAGTACGGTCTTCATGATAATGATAAAGGATTTTAA